A DNA window from Acidihalobacter prosperus contains the following coding sequences:
- a CDS encoding MlaC/ttg2D family ABC transporter substrate-binding protein, with translation MIARIVKLFTLVAVTLFAGGQAAFADAGTEAPFKVVQTAVDETLHALHTHTKAELSSPRYVNGMVSKIILPAVDIDASAKLVLGRYWRTATPAQRSAFVEQFKLLLIHTYAKSLTEHTDSKVVFLKNRDSVNPPFATIYTQVQRSGQQPLAVDYSLIKTPGGWKVYDITISGLSLVTNYRSTFGQEIAQTSLEALIKRLTKQNEANNQAAASS, from the coding sequence ATGATCGCAAGAATTGTAAAGCTGTTCACCCTGGTTGCCGTGACGCTCTTCGCCGGCGGTCAGGCCGCGTTCGCCGATGCAGGCACCGAAGCGCCGTTCAAGGTGGTGCAGACCGCGGTCGACGAAACCCTGCACGCCCTGCATACGCACACCAAGGCGGAGTTGTCGTCACCGCGCTACGTCAACGGCATGGTGTCCAAGATCATTCTGCCGGCGGTGGATATCGACGCCTCCGCGAAACTCGTACTCGGCCGTTACTGGCGGACCGCGACCCCTGCCCAGCGCAGCGCCTTCGTCGAGCAGTTCAAGCTGTTGCTGATCCATACCTATGCCAAGTCCCTGACCGAGCATACCGACAGCAAGGTCGTGTTCCTCAAGAACCGGGATTCGGTGAATCCGCCGTTCGCGACCATCTACACCCAGGTGCAGCGCAGCGGCCAGCAGCCTTTGGCCGTGGACTACAGCCTGATCAAAACCCCGGGCGGCTGGAAGGTGTACGACATCACCATCTCGGGCCTGAGTCTGGTGACGAACTACCGCAGCACCTTCGGCCAGGAAATCGCGCAAACCAGTCTGGAGGCACTGATCAAGCGTTTGACCAAGCAGAACGAGGCCAACAACCAGGCTGCCGCCTCCTCATGA
- the murA gene encoding UDP-N-acetylglucosamine 1-carboxyvinyltransferase → MDKLLIYGGGPLDGEIRISGAKNAVLPILAATLLADGPMRILNVPHLHDVTTTMELLGRMGVSLTVDERLGIETDTRGIHTLRAAYELVKTMRASILVLGPLLARFGEAEVSLPGGCAIGSRPVNIHVEGLRAMGADIEVEGGYIKARAKRLRGARLVLDVVTVTGTENLMMAAALAEGRTIIENAAREPEVVDLAGCLSCMGARIEGAGTDTIVIEGVERLTGCEYEVLPDRIETGTFLVAGAITGGRVRVKKTRAALVDSVLQKLRACGAEIKVGDDWIELDMHGERPRAVDLRTAPYPAFPTDMQAQFTALDAVAVGTGSITETVFENRFMHVQELQRMGADIRVNGNTAVIHGVPRLTGAPVMATDLRASASLILAGLVAKGETIVDRIYHIDRGYECIEEKLAQIGGRIRRVVG, encoded by the coding sequence ATGGATAAATTGCTGATCTACGGTGGCGGCCCCCTCGACGGGGAAATCCGCATCTCGGGCGCCAAGAATGCCGTGCTGCCCATTCTGGCCGCCACGCTGCTGGCGGACGGCCCCATGCGCATACTCAATGTGCCGCATCTGCACGACGTAACGACGACGATGGAGCTTTTGGGCCGCATGGGCGTGTCGCTCACCGTCGACGAACGCCTGGGAATCGAGACCGATACCCGCGGCATCCACACACTGCGCGCGGCCTATGAGCTGGTCAAGACCATGCGGGCATCGATCCTGGTGCTCGGTCCGCTGCTGGCCCGTTTCGGCGAGGCGGAGGTGTCGCTGCCGGGCGGCTGCGCCATCGGTTCGCGCCCGGTCAACATCCATGTCGAAGGCTTGCGCGCGATGGGCGCGGATATCGAGGTCGAGGGCGGCTACATCAAGGCCCGGGCCAAGCGCCTGCGTGGCGCGCGTCTGGTGCTGGACGTGGTTACCGTGACCGGCACCGAGAACCTGATGATGGCGGCGGCGCTGGCCGAGGGGCGCACCATTATCGAGAATGCGGCGCGCGAACCCGAGGTGGTGGATCTTGCCGGCTGCCTGAGCTGCATGGGCGCGCGCATCGAAGGTGCGGGCACCGATACCATCGTGATCGAGGGCGTCGAGCGGCTCACCGGTTGCGAATACGAGGTATTGCCGGATCGCATCGAAACGGGCACGTTTCTGGTCGCGGGTGCCATCACCGGCGGCCGCGTACGGGTCAAGAAAACACGGGCGGCCCTAGTCGATTCCGTGCTGCAGAAGCTGCGTGCATGCGGGGCCGAAATCAAGGTCGGCGACGACTGGATCGAACTCGACATGCATGGCGAACGGCCGCGCGCGGTCGATCTGCGCACGGCTCCCTATCCGGCATTCCCTACCGACATGCAGGCCCAGTTCACCGCGCTCGACGCGGTGGCGGTGGGCACCGGCTCGATCACCGAGACGGTATTCGAAAACCGGTTCATGCATGTCCAGGAATTGCAGCGCATGGGCGCGGACATCCGCGTCAACGGCAATACCGCCGTTATTCACGGCGTGCCGCGGCTGACCGGCGCGCCGGTGATGGCGACGGACCTGCGGGCTTCGGCAAGCCTCATCCTCGCCGGGCTGGTGGCCAAGGGCGAGACCATCGTGGACCGTATCTACCATATCGATCGCGGCTACGAGTGCATCGAGGAGAAACTGGCTCAGATCGGCGGCAGGATTCGCCGAGTGGTGGGATGA
- the hisD gene encoding histidinol dehydrogenase, with protein sequence MPEIHRLDSRDTHFAARLDALLAWESVADAAVTATVNEILAAVRTRGDAALLEYTARFDRLNLTCGADLEIPQARLRQALDDIPAAQREALETSAARIRAYAERQRLDSWQYTEADGTVLGQQVSPLDRVGLYVPGGKAAYPSSVLMNAIPAKVAGVGELVMVVPTPGGELNELVLAAAAVAGVDRVFALGGAQAVAALAYGTETVPAVDKIVGPGNIYVAAAKRQVYGTVGIDMIAGPSEILVVCDGLTDPHWIAVDLFSQAEHDEDAQAILLCPNADYIDRVAAAMDELLADMPRADIIRTSLRVRGALIRVRDLDEAVTLANHIAPEHLELSVADPDALAARIHHAGAMFLGRHTAEALGDYCAGPNHVLPTSRTARFSSPLGVYDFQKRASIIHCSAEGARVLGRTASTLARGEGLIAHARSAEYRVSDEATD encoded by the coding sequence ATGCCGGAAATCCATCGACTCGACAGCCGTGACACCCATTTTGCCGCCCGCCTGGATGCGCTGCTGGCGTGGGAGAGCGTGGCCGACGCGGCGGTGACGGCGACCGTGAACGAAATACTGGCGGCCGTGCGTACGCGCGGCGATGCCGCATTGCTCGAATATACCGCACGATTCGACCGCCTGAATCTGACATGTGGCGCCGACCTCGAAATTCCGCAGGCGCGGCTGCGGCAGGCACTGGACGATATCCCGGCAGCCCAGCGCGAGGCACTGGAAACATCGGCCGCGCGCATCCGTGCGTATGCCGAACGTCAGCGTCTGGACTCCTGGCAGTACACCGAAGCCGACGGCACGGTGCTGGGTCAGCAGGTCAGTCCGTTGGATCGGGTCGGCCTCTACGTGCCGGGCGGCAAGGCCGCCTATCCCTCGTCGGTGCTCATGAACGCGATCCCCGCCAAGGTGGCCGGCGTGGGTGAGCTGGTCATGGTGGTGCCGACTCCCGGCGGCGAACTCAACGAGTTGGTGTTGGCGGCTGCCGCGGTGGCGGGCGTGGATCGGGTATTCGCCCTCGGCGGCGCCCAGGCCGTGGCCGCATTGGCCTACGGCACCGAAACCGTGCCCGCGGTGGATAAAATCGTCGGTCCGGGCAACATCTACGTGGCTGCGGCCAAGCGGCAGGTCTACGGTACGGTCGGTATCGACATGATTGCCGGGCCCTCGGAGATACTGGTCGTCTGCGACGGCCTGACGGACCCGCATTGGATCGCGGTGGACCTGTTTTCCCAGGCCGAGCACGACGAGGACGCGCAGGCCATCCTGCTGTGTCCCAACGCCGACTACATCGACCGCGTCGCCGCAGCGATGGACGAGTTGCTCGCCGACATGCCGCGCGCTGACATCATCCGCACGTCCCTGCGCGTGCGCGGTGCGCTGATTCGCGTGCGCGATCTCGACGAGGCCGTGACACTCGCCAATCACATCGCACCCGAGCATCTTGAACTGTCCGTGGCCGACCCGGATGCCTTGGCGGCGCGCATCCATCATGCCGGTGCCATGTTTCTCGGGCGGCACACGGCCGAGGCGCTCGGCGATTATTGCGCGGGCCCCAACCATGTGCTGCCGACCTCGCGTACCGCGCGTTTCTCCTCGCCTCTTGGGGTCTATGACTTCCAGAAGCGCGCCAGCATCATCCATTGCTCGGCGGAAGGCGCGCGCGTGCTGGGGCGCACCGCCTCGACGCTTGCCCGGGGCGAAGGTCTGATCGCCCATGCACGCTCGGCCGAATACCGTGTGTCCGACGAGGCGACCGACTGA
- a CDS encoding ABC transporter ATP-binding protein, whose protein sequence is MLDQNEKPLIEVQDLAFRRGGRTIFDGLNIVVPRGRVTAIMGPSGTGKTTLLKLIGGQLKPSRGRVLVDGQDVHRLGRGELYRLRQRMGMLFQSGALLTDLNAFENVAFPLRENTRLPEDIIRPLVLMKLQAVGLRGARDMMPSELSGGMARRVALARAIVLDPMMIMYDEPFTGLDPITMATVVTLIKRLNDGLGLTSIVVSHDVPETSGIADLIYLIADGKVVESGTPSALRDTQSEWSAQFLQGLPDGPVPFHYPAPDYADDLLGGR, encoded by the coding sequence ATGCTGGACCAAAACGAGAAGCCGCTGATCGAGGTTCAGGACCTCGCCTTCCGACGCGGCGGCCGGACCATCTTCGATGGCCTGAACATCGTCGTCCCGCGCGGCCGGGTGACGGCCATCATGGGGCCGAGCGGGACGGGCAAGACAACCCTGCTCAAACTGATCGGCGGCCAGCTGAAGCCTTCGCGAGGCCGCGTGCTGGTCGACGGGCAGGACGTGCACCGGCTCGGTCGCGGCGAGTTGTACCGTCTGCGCCAGCGCATGGGGATGCTGTTTCAGAGCGGGGCGCTGCTGACCGACCTCAATGCCTTCGAGAATGTCGCCTTCCCGCTGCGCGAGAACACCCGTCTGCCCGAGGACATCATCCGCCCGCTGGTGCTGATGAAGCTGCAGGCTGTGGGATTGCGCGGTGCGCGGGACATGATGCCCAGCGAGCTGTCAGGAGGCATGGCGCGCCGGGTGGCGCTGGCGCGTGCGATCGTGCTCGATCCCATGATGATCATGTACGACGAGCCGTTCACGGGGCTCGACCCGATCACCATGGCCACGGTGGTCACCCTGATCAAGCGCCTCAACGACGGGCTCGGCCTGACCAGCATCGTGGTGTCCCATGACGTGCCGGAAACCTCGGGCATCGCCGATCTGATCTACCTCATCGCCGACGGCAAGGTGGTCGAGTCCGGTACGCCGTCCGCCTTGCGGGACACGCAATCGGAATGGTCCGCGCAGTTCCTGCAGGGGCTGCCGGACGGGCCGGTGCCATTCCACTATCCGGCGCCCGACTACGCCGACGATCTGCTGGGGGGGCGCTGA
- the mlaD gene encoding outer membrane lipid asymmetry maintenance protein MlaD: protein MTTRSIEILVGLFIAAGCAALLVLAMKVSNLTDFSGGNGYQVYAYFNDIGGLKINAPVTAAGVQVGRVDAIKYDPKNFEAKVVMTINDKYHDFPVDSSASIYTAGLLGAQYIALSPGASEQALKNGSRIQYTQSAVVLEKIIGQLMVKLTSK from the coding sequence ATGACCACGCGCTCCATCGAAATACTTGTCGGATTGTTCATTGCGGCCGGTTGCGCGGCATTGCTCGTGCTGGCGATGAAGGTGAGCAATCTGACCGATTTCAGCGGCGGAAACGGCTACCAGGTCTACGCCTACTTCAACGACATCGGTGGCCTGAAGATCAACGCGCCGGTGACGGCCGCAGGCGTGCAGGTCGGTCGGGTCGATGCGATCAAGTACGACCCCAAGAATTTCGAGGCCAAGGTGGTGATGACCATCAACGACAAATATCACGATTTTCCGGTCGACAGCTCGGCGAGCATCTACACCGCGGGGCTGTTGGGCGCGCAGTACATCGCGCTGTCCCCGGGCGCCTCCGAGCAGGCGCTCAAGAACGGCAGCCGCATCCAGTACACCCAGTCGGCCGTGGTGCTGGAAAAGATCATCGGGCAGTTGATGGTCAAGCTCACCTCCAAGTGA
- a CDS encoding STAS domain-containing protein, which produces MSETARLERDGDARYRVVGPMTVATVPALWPELARAFRNGGELDLSLAGVTRADSTAVACLVACMRTAGGQVRFTDMPESMRVIVEVSDLEALFAPSTDAA; this is translated from the coding sequence ATGAGCGAGACGGCCCGCCTCGAGCGCGACGGCGACGCCCGTTATCGCGTGGTGGGACCTATGACGGTCGCCACGGTGCCGGCGCTATGGCCGGAGCTGGCGCGCGCGTTCAGAAATGGCGGCGAACTTGATCTCTCGCTGGCGGGGGTAACCCGCGCGGACAGTACCGCCGTGGCCTGTCTGGTGGCTTGCATGAGGACCGCCGGCGGGCAGGTGCGTTTCACCGACATGCCGGAATCCATGCGCGTGATCGTCGAGGTCAGCGATCTCGAGGCGCTGTTTGCGCCATCCACGGATGCCGCCTGA
- the hisG gene encoding ATP phosphoribosyltransferase, whose translation MSETLTIALSKGRIFKDTLPLLAAAGIVPVDDPETSRKLILDTNDPTIKLVIIRATDVPTYVRYGAADLGVAGKDVLMENGGEGIYEPLDLRIARCRLMVAGLPGGYEGTRRLRVATKFVNAAHAHFAAQGRQVEVIKLYGSMELAPLVGLADCIVDLVDTGNTLRANGLVPWESIADISSRLIVNKASMKMKHRRVQRIVEQLQRAVEEA comes from the coding sequence ATGAGTGAAACATTGACCATCGCGCTGTCCAAGGGGCGCATTTTCAAGGATACGCTGCCCTTGCTGGCCGCAGCGGGCATCGTACCGGTCGACGATCCCGAGACCAGCCGCAAGCTGATCCTCGACACCAACGACCCGACGATCAAGCTGGTCATCATCCGCGCCACGGACGTGCCGACCTACGTGCGCTACGGCGCGGCCGATCTGGGTGTCGCCGGCAAGGACGTCTTGATGGAAAACGGCGGCGAGGGCATTTACGAGCCTCTGGACCTGCGTATTGCCCGGTGCCGGTTGATGGTCGCGGGCCTGCCCGGCGGCTACGAGGGAACGCGGCGGCTGCGGGTGGCGACCAAGTTCGTCAACGCCGCGCACGCCCATTTCGCCGCCCAAGGCCGGCAGGTCGAGGTCATCAAGCTGTATGGTTCGATGGAGCTGGCGCCGCTGGTGGGGCTGGCCGATTGCATCGTCGATCTCGTCGATACCGGGAACACCCTGCGAGCCAACGGTCTGGTGCCGTGGGAGTCGATCGCGGATATCAGTTCCCGGCTGATCGTCAACAAGGCCTCGATGAAGATGAAACACCGCCGTGTGCAGCGAATCGTCGAACAGCTGCAACGCGCCGTCGAGGAGGCGTGA
- a CDS encoding LLM class flavin-dependent oxidoreductase has product MRFDLFNELSVPSAGDRSERAVFEDTLAQWVLAESLGFSTGWLVEHHFMPEYSHSTAPELFLAAASQRTQRLRLGHAIVPLPYHHPIRVAERLATLDVLSGGRVEFGFGRGFSPQEYQAFGREMRDSRSYAEESLAVIRQAFADGRVNFRGQHFDFADLAVLPRPLQQPHPPIWTAAVSPDSFELAARQGIGVLVGPFKPWFMVREDIRCYREAWQRQHGGAADDPRLNPRVAMTIGIHCHDDQRTARRQARDGLVWFYRQLLGQTRGVLERLYEGYEYYRRFGAFHGLMGKALTLGTLETLGMTVVGNPDHCIERLSALKAAGVDHVMLAFGAGVLPQTQTVDAMHLFAERVMPAFTD; this is encoded by the coding sequence ATGCGTTTCGATCTGTTTAACGAGCTATCCGTTCCGTCCGCCGGCGATCGCAGCGAGCGGGCCGTGTTCGAGGACACGCTCGCGCAGTGGGTGCTGGCCGAATCACTGGGATTTTCGACCGGCTGGCTGGTCGAGCACCACTTCATGCCGGAGTACTCACACAGTACTGCGCCGGAGCTGTTTCTCGCGGCCGCCTCGCAGCGCACGCAACGTCTGCGCCTGGGGCACGCCATCGTACCGCTGCCCTACCATCATCCGATACGGGTCGCCGAACGCCTCGCCACGCTCGACGTCCTCTCGGGCGGGCGCGTCGAATTCGGTTTCGGCCGCGGCTTCTCACCGCAGGAATACCAGGCCTTCGGCCGCGAGATGCGCGACAGTCGCAGCTACGCCGAGGAGTCGCTCGCCGTGATTCGCCAGGCCTTCGCCGACGGGCGGGTGAACTTCCGTGGGCAGCATTTCGATTTCGCGGACCTCGCCGTGCTGCCACGGCCGCTGCAGCAACCTCATCCGCCGATCTGGACCGCCGCGGTCAGCCCCGACAGCTTCGAACTCGCTGCCCGACAGGGCATCGGCGTGCTGGTCGGCCCCTTCAAGCCCTGGTTCATGGTGCGCGAGGACATCCGCTGCTACCGGGAAGCCTGGCAACGCCAGCACGGCGGCGCCGCGGACGACCCGCGACTCAACCCGCGCGTCGCCATGACCATCGGTATCCATTGCCACGACGACCAGCGCACCGCCCGCCGCCAGGCGCGCGACGGCCTGGTCTGGTTCTACCGCCAGCTGCTGGGGCAGACACGCGGGGTGCTGGAGCGTCTGTACGAAGGCTACGAATACTACCGCCGCTTCGGCGCCTTCCACGGTCTCATGGGCAAGGCGCTCACGCTCGGCACGCTCGAAACCCTGGGCATGACCGTGGTCGGCAACCCGGATCACTGCATCGAGCGGCTGTCGGCGCTCAAGGCGGCCGGGGTCGACCACGTGATGCTGGCCTTCGGCGCGGGCGTACTGCCGCAGACGCAGACCGTGGACGCGATGCACCTGTTCGCCGAACGGGTGATGCCGGCGTTCACCGACTGA
- a CDS encoding Nif3-like dinuclear metal center hexameric protein: protein MVELHTLCRYADDYLGVSRFRDYAPNGLQVEGRPEVRRIVSGVTASMALIEAALDLEADAILVHHGYFWRGESPVVTGIRRRRLKALLANDVSLIAYHLPLDAHPELGNNAQLARRLGLKAEAALTAEGIGSIGRSDTALTLDTLVARIHGALARAPLAIPAGPESIERIAWCTGAAQGYIDQAAAQGAQAYVSGEISEQTVHAAREAGVHYIAAGHHATERYGVQALGEHLAAEWDIEHRFVDIDNPV from the coding sequence ATGGTGGAACTGCACACGCTTTGCCGTTATGCCGACGACTATCTCGGCGTGTCGCGCTTTCGCGATTACGCCCCCAACGGGCTGCAGGTGGAGGGGCGGCCGGAGGTGCGGCGCATCGTGAGCGGTGTCACCGCCTCGATGGCCCTGATCGAGGCCGCGCTGGACCTTGAGGCCGACGCCATCCTGGTGCATCACGGGTATTTCTGGCGCGGTGAGTCCCCTGTGGTTACCGGTATCCGTCGCCGCCGTCTCAAGGCGCTGCTGGCCAACGATGTGAGCCTCATCGCCTACCATCTTCCGTTGGACGCGCACCCGGAACTGGGCAACAATGCTCAGCTGGCAAGGCGTCTGGGGCTGAAGGCCGAGGCTGCGCTCACGGCCGAAGGCATCGGCTCCATCGGCCGGTCGGACACCGCATTGACGCTGGACACCCTGGTGGCGCGCATTCACGGCGCGCTGGCGCGCGCGCCGCTGGCAATCCCTGCCGGGCCGGAAAGCATCGAGCGCATTGCCTGGTGCACGGGCGCGGCTCAGGGTTATATCGACCAGGCGGCAGCGCAGGGCGCCCAGGCTTATGTCAGCGGCGAAATTTCCGAGCAGACGGTGCACGCGGCGCGCGAGGCGGGCGTGCACTATATCGCTGCGGGTCATCATGCCACCGAACGTTACGGCGTACAGGCGTTAGGCGAGCACCTAGCGGCGGAGTGGGACATCGAGCATCGCTTCGTCGATATCGACAACCCCGTTTGA
- the petA gene encoding ubiquinol-cytochrome c reductase iron-sulfur subunit, whose translation MGAEDINVPRRRFLVAATVALGAAGSAAAAVPFIASMSPSARARAAGAPVDVDIGKIEPGQMLRVAWRGKPVWVVRRTSQMLAGLPKNDPKLRDPRSLQSVQPPDCRNESRAIKPEYLVVVGICTHLGCSPTYRPELAPPDLGPDWRGGWLCPCHGSLYDLAARVYKDVPAPLNMEVPPHHYVSEAKIMIGVDAKGGV comes from the coding sequence ATGGGAGCAGAGGACATCAATGTCCCGCGCCGTCGGTTTCTGGTGGCTGCGACGGTCGCGTTGGGCGCGGCAGGTTCGGCTGCCGCGGCGGTGCCATTTATCGCATCGATGAGTCCCAGTGCCCGCGCGCGGGCGGCCGGGGCGCCGGTCGACGTCGACATCGGCAAAATCGAACCCGGGCAGATGCTGCGGGTCGCCTGGCGAGGCAAGCCGGTCTGGGTGGTCAGACGTACATCGCAGATGTTGGCCGGCCTGCCCAAGAACGATCCCAAACTGCGCGATCCCCGGTCGCTCCAGTCCGTACAGCCCCCCGATTGCAGAAATGAATCCCGCGCCATCAAACCGGAATATCTGGTGGTCGTCGGGATCTGTACCCATCTTGGCTGCTCGCCCACTTATCGTCCTGAGCTGGCGCCGCCCGATCTCGGGCCAGACTGGCGCGGCGGCTGGCTGTGTCCCTGTCATGGTTCGCTCTACGATCTTGCCGCGCGCGTCTATAAGGACGTGCCGGCGCCGCTGAATATGGAAGTGCCGCCCCATCACTATGTGAGCGAGGCGAAAATCATGATCGGCGTAGATGCGAAGGGGGGCGTGTGA
- the mlaE gene encoding lipid asymmetry maintenance ABC transporter permease subunit MlaE, translating to MMDAIASLGRRALGVLERLGRSGLFLLRLLSALPTPLARPGLIVREIYSVGVLSFLIITVSGLFVGMVLGLQGYTTLVKFNATESLGVVVALSLVRELGPVVTALLFAGRAGSALTAEIGLMKATEQLSAMEMMAVDPFRRVLAPRFIAGIVAMPLLAALFSAIGVFGGYLVGVSLLGVNDGAFWSQMQANVSFAHDILNGVIKTLVFGVVASWIAVFEGYDAVPTSAGVSRATTRTVVNTSLAVLGLDFILTALMFSGH from the coding sequence ATGATGGATGCCATCGCCAGCCTTGGCCGACGGGCGCTGGGCGTGCTGGAACGCCTGGGGCGCTCAGGCCTGTTCCTGCTGCGCCTGCTTTCGGCACTGCCGACGCCGCTTGCCCGTCCAGGCCTGATCGTGCGCGAGATCTATTCGGTCGGCGTGCTGTCGTTCCTGATCATCACCGTGTCCGGGCTGTTCGTCGGCATGGTGCTCGGCCTGCAGGGTTATACGACCCTGGTCAAGTTCAACGCCACGGAGTCGCTCGGCGTGGTGGTCGCGCTGTCGCTGGTGCGCGAACTCGGGCCGGTGGTCACGGCGTTGCTGTTCGCCGGCCGGGCCGGCTCGGCGCTGACCGCCGAAATCGGCCTGATGAAGGCGACCGAGCAGTTGTCGGCAATGGAAATGATGGCGGTCGATCCCTTCCGCCGTGTACTCGCGCCGCGTTTCATCGCCGGAATTGTCGCCATGCCCCTGCTGGCAGCATTGTTCAGCGCGATCGGCGTGTTCGGCGGTTACCTCGTCGGCGTGAGCCTGCTCGGCGTCAACGACGGCGCCTTCTGGTCGCAGATGCAGGCCAACGTCAGTTTTGCCCATGATATTCTCAACGGCGTGATCAAGACCCTGGTGTTCGGTGTCGTCGCCAGCTGGATCGCGGTGTTCGAGGGTTACGACGCCGTCCCCACCTCGGCCGGCGTCAGCCGTGCGACCACCCGCACCGTCGTCAATACCTCACTGGCCGTGCTGGGTCTGGATTTCATCCTGACCGCGCTCATGTTCAGCGGCCATTAA
- a CDS encoding 3-deoxy-7-phosphoheptulonate synthase, producing the protein MRYQTEDLRIKAIHEVSTPATVREELPLTDDGARLVYDTRRQIHDLLTGADDRVLVVVGPCSIHDPQAAKEYAQRLLRIREALSDDLLVVMRVYFEKPRTTVGWKGLINDPGLDNSFQIDRGLRLARRLLLELGAMGMPAATEYLDIISPQYISDLVSWGAIGARTTESQVHRELASGLSCPVGFKNGTDGGVQIAIDAIRSASQPHHFLSLTKAGRSAIYTTTGNEDCHLILRGGSRGPNYDAESVQTVAERLLQVGLPPRLMIDCSHANSRKQAERQVEVAAALGEQIAAGSEAIMGVMIESHLVAGRQDVVPGQTLTYGQSITDACLGWDATEEVLRGLAQAVNARREKHRRQQQLG; encoded by the coding sequence ATGCGTTACCAGACTGAAGATCTACGGATAAAGGCCATCCACGAGGTGAGCACGCCGGCGACGGTTCGCGAGGAACTGCCGTTGACCGACGACGGTGCCCGTCTCGTTTACGATACGCGCCGACAGATACATGACCTGTTGACCGGCGCGGACGACCGCGTGCTCGTCGTGGTCGGTCCCTGCTCGATCCACGATCCGCAGGCGGCCAAGGAATATGCGCAACGCCTGCTGCGGATCCGCGAGGCGCTCAGCGACGACCTGCTCGTCGTCATGCGCGTATATTTCGAAAAGCCGCGCACCACGGTTGGCTGGAAGGGACTGATCAACGACCCGGGCCTCGACAACAGTTTCCAGATCGACCGCGGCCTGCGACTGGCGCGTCGTCTGCTGCTGGAGCTGGGCGCCATGGGCATGCCCGCGGCGACCGAATATCTCGATATCATCAGCCCGCAGTACATTTCCGACCTGGTGAGCTGGGGCGCCATCGGTGCGCGCACCACCGAGAGTCAGGTGCACCGCGAACTGGCTTCGGGGCTTTCCTGCCCGGTGGGTTTCAAGAACGGCACCGACGGCGGTGTTCAGATCGCCATCGACGCAATCCGTTCGGCCTCGCAGCCGCATCATTTCCTGTCGCTGACCAAGGCCGGGCGCTCCGCGATCTACACCACCACCGGCAACGAGGACTGTCACCTCATTCTGCGTGGCGGCTCGCGCGGTCCGAACTATGATGCCGAAAGCGTGCAGACCGTGGCCGAACGCCTGCTTCAGGTCGGACTGCCGCCGCGCCTGATGATCGATTGCAGCCATGCCAACAGCCGCAAGCAGGCCGAGCGCCAGGTCGAGGTCGCGGCCGCGCTTGGCGAACAGATCGCCGCCGGCAGCGAAGCGATCATGGGCGTCATGATCGAAAGCCATCTCGTGGCCGGTCGCCAGGATGTGGTCCCGGGGCAGACCTTGACCTACGGTCAGAGCATCACCGACGCCTGTCTGGGCTGGGATGCAACCGAGGAGGTACTGCGCGGTCTTGCGCAAGCCGTGAACGCGCGCCGGGAAAAGCATCGCCGACAACAGCAGCTGGGCTGA